A window of the Chitinophagaceae bacterium genome harbors these coding sequences:
- the mtgA gene encoding monofunctional biosynthetic peptidoglycan transglycosylase, giving the protein MNSFHNCFSKSKRKIFLPKIILYLKRISVFIFFSHLFYIIILKWFFPPITLIQLGSHMDEYGFKKKYVPWNNISQNAKLGVIASEDQLFLEHYGFDWNKILDAIEHNQKKPHKIRGASTISQQVAKNVFLWKGRSWIRKGLETYFTAMIEIFWGKKRILEVYLNVSEMGKGIFGIEAASIFYFHKSAKNLTKEEAATIIACLPNPKKYYKLLQYPFMVKRKQQILTQMYHIQNNILVKKFIENTNNH; this is encoded by the coding sequence ATGAATTCATTTCATAATTGTTTTTCAAAAAGCAAACGAAAAATCTTCCTTCCAAAAATAATACTGTATCTAAAACGAATATCTGTATTTATTTTTTTCTCACATCTATTCTATATCATAATCCTCAAATGGTTTTTTCCTCCTATTACTCTCATTCAATTAGGAAGTCATATGGACGAATATGGATTTAAAAAAAAGTATGTTCCTTGGAATAATATATCTCAAAATGCAAAATTGGGTGTTATAGCTTCTGAGGATCAACTCTTTTTAGAACATTATGGATTTGATTGGAATAAGATACTAGATGCTATAGAACATAACCAGAAAAAACCTCATAAAATTCGTGGTGCTTCTACTATATCACAACAAGTAGCCAAAAATGTATTTCTTTGGAAAGGACGTAGTTGGATAAGAAAAGGATTAGAAACCTATTTTACTGCTATGATTGAAATTTTTTGGGGAAAGAAACGAATATTAGAAGTGTATTTAAATGTTTCTGAAATGGGAAAAGGCATTTTTGGAATAGAGGCAGCATCTATTTTTTATTTTCATAAAAGTGCTAAAAATCTAACAAAAGAAGAAGCGGCTACTATTATTGCATGCCTACCTAATCCTAAAAAATACTACAAACTTCTCCAATATCCTTTTATGGTAAAAAGAAAACAACAAATACTCACCCAAATGTATCATATACAAAACAATATTCTTGTAAAAAAATTTATAGAAAATACAAATAACCATTAA